The following proteins are encoded in a genomic region of Solea senegalensis isolate Sse05_10M linkage group LG5, IFAPA_SoseM_1, whole genome shotgun sequence:
- the kdm2ba gene encoding lysine (K)-specific demethylase 2Ba isoform X2 has protein sequence MALSLSGDEEEYDSESEQRAANRPKPKMGTTSAVKLPSNRSSSSARRRRTRCRKCEACLRTECGECHFCKDMKKFGGPGRMKQSCIMRQCIAPVLPHTAVCVVCKEAGKEDTLEEEEEKFNFMLMECSICNEIVHPNCLKVTDASGVVNDELPNCWECPKCNHAGKSGKVLKQKRGPGFKYASNLPGSLLREQKPVKEEGDASTAAKRRPDREETPRNRPESLAESLHRQPPLLSPSSLPRQRPEDRLRRKRKLFDDEEEDLILRKKEMSDDPYFSKLLHHIKTEEDEDAYKEEEEDGRDPHFRNGAERRGRLGDAEEEADDRDSKNELLNRCVKTPVGDSDQSHCSSPQAGPSSEGSSETQEKGQRPKARRKRRLPNRELSRELSKALNQEIQKTEDCLANENRQPLKVEPETENEEPKRLFRNGSDLGDPRPHLKSKEMNGTPWELRHFYPSQITPLGFNRSTPTNRPVPPRSPPKCVQMERHVIRPPPISPPPDRLPLKDGKTHVIQREDWMKIFRFLSHKELCVCMRVCKTWNRWCCDKRLWAKIDLNRCTSVTPLMLSGIIRRQPICLDLSWTNISKKQLSWLINRLPGLRVLKLSGCSWAAVSALCTSSCPLLRTLDVQWVEGLKDAQMRDLLSPPTDNRPGQLDNRCKLRNLEDLRLAGLDITDTSLRLISRQMPLLSRLDLSYCNHINDQSVNLLTAAGTTTRDSLTEINLSVCNRVTDHSLNFFKRCGSICQIDLRYCKQVTKAACERFIAEMSVSVPFRLREDKLLQKAS, from the exons ATGGCCTTGTCATTGAGTGGAGACGAAGAGGAATATGATTCAGAGTCGGAGCAG agggcagccaACCGGCCGAAGCCCAAGATGGGGACGACGTCGGCCGTCAAGCTCCCGTCCAACCGCAGCTCGTCCAGCGCGCGGCGCAGGAGGACGCGCTGCCGGAAGTGCGAGGCGTGTCTCCGGACTGAGTGCGGAGAGTGTCACTTCTGCAAGGACATGAAGAAGTTCGGAGGGCCCGGGCGCATGAAGCAGTCGTGCATCATGAGACAGTGCATCGCG CCCGTCCTGCCTCACACGGCGGTGTGCGTGGTGTGCAAAGAGGCGGGGAAGGAGGACacgctggaggaggaggaggagaagttcAACTTCATGCTCATGGAGTGCTCCATCTGCAACGAGATTGTCCATCCCAACTGCCTCAAG GTGACCGACGCGTCGGGAGTGGTGAACGACGAACTCCCCAACTGCTGGGAATGTCCCAAATGCAACCACGCAGGCAAAAGTGGGAAA GTATTGAAGCAAAAAAGGGGTCCGGGCTTCAAGTACGCCTCCAACCTCCCCGGCTCTCTGCTGCGGGAACAGAAGCctgtgaaggaggagggagacgcGTCCACCGCGGCCAAGAGGAGGCCGGACCGAGAGGAGACGCCCAGGAACCGACCCGAGTCTCTGGCGGAGTCTCTGCACCGGCAGCCGCCGCTGCTGTCTCCCAGCAGCCTACCCAGGCAGAGACCCGAGGACCgactgaggaggaagaggaagctgtTTGACGACGAGGAAGAGGATCTCATTTTGAGGAAGAAG GAAATGTCAGACGATCCGTACTTCTCCAAACTTCTGCACCACATCAAAACGGAAGAGGACGAAGACGCgtacaaggaggaggaggaagacgggCGAGACCCTCACTTCCGGAACGGCGCGGAGAGGAGGGGGCGTTTAGGAGACGCCGAAGAGGAAGCGGACGACCGGGACTCCAAGAATGAACTTTTAAATCGCTGCGTTAAAACACCAGTCGGGGACAGTGACCAGTCTCACTGCAGCTCCCCACAGGCCGGCCCCAGCAGCGAGGGCAGCAGCGAGACCCAGGAGAAAGGTCAGCGTCCGAAAGCGCGCCGCAAGCGCCGCCTCCCGAACCGGGAGCTGAGCCGAGAACTGAGCAAAGCACTGAACCAGGAGATCCAGAAGACGGAGGACTGCCTGGCCAACGAGAACCGACAGCCCCTCAAGGTGGAGCCGGAGACGGAGAACGAGGAGCCCAAGAGGCTGTTCCGCAACGGCAGCGACCTCGGGGACCCGAGGCCGCACCTCAAGAGCAAGGAGATGAACGGGACGCCGTGGGAGCTGAGGCACTTCTACCCGAGCCAGATCACGCCGCTGGGTTTCAACCGGAGCACGCCGACCAACCGGCCGGTGCCGCCGCGGTCCCCGCCCAAGTGTGTCCAGATGGAGCGGCACGTCATTCGCCCGCCTCCGATAAGCCCGCCGCCGGACCGGCTGCCCCTCAAAGACGGGAAGACGCACGTCATCCAGCGCGAGGACTGGATGAAGATCTTCCGCTTCCTCTCGCAcaaggagctgtgtgtgtgcatgagagtcTGCAAGACGTGGAACAGATG GTGTTGTGATAAGAGACTTTGGGCCAAAATCGATCTGAACCGCTGCACCTCCGTCACTCCGCTCATGCTCAGCGGGATTATCCGGCGACAGCCGATCTGCCTCGACCTGAGCTGGACCAACATCTCCAAAAAACAATTAAGCTGGCTCATCAACAGACTCCCAG GTCTGCGGGTGTTAAAGTTATCGGGCTGCTCTTGGGCCGCCGTGTCCGCGCTCTGCACCTCCAGCTGTCCCCTGCTGCGCACTCTGGACGTGCAGTGGGTCGAGGGACTCAAAGACGCACAGATGAGGGACCTGCTCTCGCCCCCAACAGATAATAGACCAG GTCAGCTGGATAACCGGTGCAAGTTGCGTAACCTGGAGGACCTGCGCCTGGCGGGGCTGGACATCACGGACACGTCGTTACGCCTCATCAGTCGTCAGATGCCCCTGCTGTCCAGGCTGGACCTGAGCTACTGCAACCACATCAACGACCAGTCGGTGAACCTGCTGACAGCAGCGGGCACCACCACCAGAGATTCCCTCACAGAAATCAACCTGTCCG TTTGTAACCGCGTCACGGACCATTCCCTAAACTTTTTCAAGCGCTGTGGAAGCATCTGTCAGATAGACCTCCGCTACTGCAAGCAGGTGACCAAGGCGGCCTGTGAAAGGTTCATTGCGGAAATGTCCGTGAGCGTCCCGTTTAGACTGAGAGAGGACAAACTGCTGCAGAAGGCGAGCTAG
- the kdm2ba gene encoding lysine (K)-specific demethylase 2Ba isoform X4, producing the protein MALSLSGDEEEYDSESEQQRAANRPKPKMGTTSAVKLPSNRSSSSARRRRTRCRKCEACLRTECGECHFCKDMKKFGGPGRMKQSCIMRQCIAPVLPHTAVCVVCKEAGKEDTLEEEEEKFNFMLMECSICNEIVHPNCLKVTDASGVVNDELPNCWECPKCNHAGKSGKVLKQKRGPGFKYASNLPGSLLREQKPVKEEGDASTAAKRRPDREETPRNRPESLAESLHRQPPLLSPSSLPRQRPEDRLRRKRKLFDDEEEDLILRKKEMSDDPYFSKLLHHIKTEEDEDAYKEEEEDGRDPHFRNGAERRGRLGDAEEEADDRDSKNELLNRCVKTPVGDSDQSHCSSPQAGPSSEGSSETQEKGQRPKARRKRRLPNRELSRELSKALNQEIQKTEDCLANENRQPLKVEPETENEEPKRLFRNGSDLGDPRPHLKSKEMNGTPWELRHFYPSQITPLGFNRSTPTNRPVPPRSPPKCVQMERHVIRPPPISPPPDRLPLKDGKTHVIQREDWMKIFRFLSHKELCVCMRVCKTWNRWCCDKRLWAKIDLNRCTSVTPLMLSGIIRRQPICLDLSWTNISKKQLSWLINRLPGLRVLKLSGCSWAAVSALCTSSCPLLRTLDVQWVEGLKDAQMRDLLSPPTDNRPGQLDNRCKLRNLEDLRLAGLDITDTSLRLISRQMPLLSRLDLSYCNHINDQSVNLLTAAGTTTRDSLTEINLSGEKWNLRNTQTHFFLGCKYIQV; encoded by the exons ATGGCCTTGTCATTGAGTGGAGACGAAGAGGAATATGATTCAGAGTCGGAGCAG cagagggcagccaACCGGCCGAAGCCCAAGATGGGGACGACGTCGGCCGTCAAGCTCCCGTCCAACCGCAGCTCGTCCAGCGCGCGGCGCAGGAGGACGCGCTGCCGGAAGTGCGAGGCGTGTCTCCGGACTGAGTGCGGAGAGTGTCACTTCTGCAAGGACATGAAGAAGTTCGGAGGGCCCGGGCGCATGAAGCAGTCGTGCATCATGAGACAGTGCATCGCG CCCGTCCTGCCTCACACGGCGGTGTGCGTGGTGTGCAAAGAGGCGGGGAAGGAGGACacgctggaggaggaggaggagaagttcAACTTCATGCTCATGGAGTGCTCCATCTGCAACGAGATTGTCCATCCCAACTGCCTCAAG GTGACCGACGCGTCGGGAGTGGTGAACGACGAACTCCCCAACTGCTGGGAATGTCCCAAATGCAACCACGCAGGCAAAAGTGGGAAA GTATTGAAGCAAAAAAGGGGTCCGGGCTTCAAGTACGCCTCCAACCTCCCCGGCTCTCTGCTGCGGGAACAGAAGCctgtgaaggaggagggagacgcGTCCACCGCGGCCAAGAGGAGGCCGGACCGAGAGGAGACGCCCAGGAACCGACCCGAGTCTCTGGCGGAGTCTCTGCACCGGCAGCCGCCGCTGCTGTCTCCCAGCAGCCTACCCAGGCAGAGACCCGAGGACCgactgaggaggaagaggaagctgtTTGACGACGAGGAAGAGGATCTCATTTTGAGGAAGAAG GAAATGTCAGACGATCCGTACTTCTCCAAACTTCTGCACCACATCAAAACGGAAGAGGACGAAGACGCgtacaaggaggaggaggaagacgggCGAGACCCTCACTTCCGGAACGGCGCGGAGAGGAGGGGGCGTTTAGGAGACGCCGAAGAGGAAGCGGACGACCGGGACTCCAAGAATGAACTTTTAAATCGCTGCGTTAAAACACCAGTCGGGGACAGTGACCAGTCTCACTGCAGCTCCCCACAGGCCGGCCCCAGCAGCGAGGGCAGCAGCGAGACCCAGGAGAAAGGTCAGCGTCCGAAAGCGCGCCGCAAGCGCCGCCTCCCGAACCGGGAGCTGAGCCGAGAACTGAGCAAAGCACTGAACCAGGAGATCCAGAAGACGGAGGACTGCCTGGCCAACGAGAACCGACAGCCCCTCAAGGTGGAGCCGGAGACGGAGAACGAGGAGCCCAAGAGGCTGTTCCGCAACGGCAGCGACCTCGGGGACCCGAGGCCGCACCTCAAGAGCAAGGAGATGAACGGGACGCCGTGGGAGCTGAGGCACTTCTACCCGAGCCAGATCACGCCGCTGGGTTTCAACCGGAGCACGCCGACCAACCGGCCGGTGCCGCCGCGGTCCCCGCCCAAGTGTGTCCAGATGGAGCGGCACGTCATTCGCCCGCCTCCGATAAGCCCGCCGCCGGACCGGCTGCCCCTCAAAGACGGGAAGACGCACGTCATCCAGCGCGAGGACTGGATGAAGATCTTCCGCTTCCTCTCGCAcaaggagctgtgtgtgtgcatgagagtcTGCAAGACGTGGAACAGATG GTGTTGTGATAAGAGACTTTGGGCCAAAATCGATCTGAACCGCTGCACCTCCGTCACTCCGCTCATGCTCAGCGGGATTATCCGGCGACAGCCGATCTGCCTCGACCTGAGCTGGACCAACATCTCCAAAAAACAATTAAGCTGGCTCATCAACAGACTCCCAG GTCTGCGGGTGTTAAAGTTATCGGGCTGCTCTTGGGCCGCCGTGTCCGCGCTCTGCACCTCCAGCTGTCCCCTGCTGCGCACTCTGGACGTGCAGTGGGTCGAGGGACTCAAAGACGCACAGATGAGGGACCTGCTCTCGCCCCCAACAGATAATAGACCAG GTCAGCTGGATAACCGGTGCAAGTTGCGTAACCTGGAGGACCTGCGCCTGGCGGGGCTGGACATCACGGACACGTCGTTACGCCTCATCAGTCGTCAGATGCCCCTGCTGTCCAGGCTGGACCTGAGCTACTGCAACCACATCAACGACCAGTCGGTGAACCTGCTGACAGCAGCGGGCACCACCACCAGAGATTCCCTCACAGAAATCAACCTGTCCGGTGAGAAGTGGAACCTGaggaacacacagacacacttcttTTTGGGTTGTAAATACATACAGGTGTGA
- the kdm2ba gene encoding lysine (K)-specific demethylase 2Ba isoform X1, with amino-acid sequence MALSLSGDEEEYDSESEQQRAANRPKPKMGTTSAVKLPSNRSSSSARRRRTRCRKCEACLRTECGECHFCKDMKKFGGPGRMKQSCIMRQCIAPVLPHTAVCVVCKEAGKEDTLEEEEEKFNFMLMECSICNEIVHPNCLKVTDASGVVNDELPNCWECPKCNHAGKSGKVLKQKRGPGFKYASNLPGSLLREQKPVKEEGDASTAAKRRPDREETPRNRPESLAESLHRQPPLLSPSSLPRQRPEDRLRRKRKLFDDEEEDLILRKKEMSDDPYFSKLLHHIKTEEDEDAYKEEEEDGRDPHFRNGAERRGRLGDAEEEADDRDSKNELLNRCVKTPVGDSDQSHCSSPQAGPSSEGSSETQEKGQRPKARRKRRLPNRELSRELSKALNQEIQKTEDCLANENRQPLKVEPETENEEPKRLFRNGSDLGDPRPHLKSKEMNGTPWELRHFYPSQITPLGFNRSTPTNRPVPPRSPPKCVQMERHVIRPPPISPPPDRLPLKDGKTHVIQREDWMKIFRFLSHKELCVCMRVCKTWNRWCCDKRLWAKIDLNRCTSVTPLMLSGIIRRQPICLDLSWTNISKKQLSWLINRLPGLRVLKLSGCSWAAVSALCTSSCPLLRTLDVQWVEGLKDAQMRDLLSPPTDNRPGQLDNRCKLRNLEDLRLAGLDITDTSLRLISRQMPLLSRLDLSYCNHINDQSVNLLTAAGTTTRDSLTEINLSVCNRVTDHSLNFFKRCGSICQIDLRYCKQVTKAACERFIAEMSVSVPFRLREDKLLQKAS; translated from the exons ATGGCCTTGTCATTGAGTGGAGACGAAGAGGAATATGATTCAGAGTCGGAGCAG cagagggcagccaACCGGCCGAAGCCCAAGATGGGGACGACGTCGGCCGTCAAGCTCCCGTCCAACCGCAGCTCGTCCAGCGCGCGGCGCAGGAGGACGCGCTGCCGGAAGTGCGAGGCGTGTCTCCGGACTGAGTGCGGAGAGTGTCACTTCTGCAAGGACATGAAGAAGTTCGGAGGGCCCGGGCGCATGAAGCAGTCGTGCATCATGAGACAGTGCATCGCG CCCGTCCTGCCTCACACGGCGGTGTGCGTGGTGTGCAAAGAGGCGGGGAAGGAGGACacgctggaggaggaggaggagaagttcAACTTCATGCTCATGGAGTGCTCCATCTGCAACGAGATTGTCCATCCCAACTGCCTCAAG GTGACCGACGCGTCGGGAGTGGTGAACGACGAACTCCCCAACTGCTGGGAATGTCCCAAATGCAACCACGCAGGCAAAAGTGGGAAA GTATTGAAGCAAAAAAGGGGTCCGGGCTTCAAGTACGCCTCCAACCTCCCCGGCTCTCTGCTGCGGGAACAGAAGCctgtgaaggaggagggagacgcGTCCACCGCGGCCAAGAGGAGGCCGGACCGAGAGGAGACGCCCAGGAACCGACCCGAGTCTCTGGCGGAGTCTCTGCACCGGCAGCCGCCGCTGCTGTCTCCCAGCAGCCTACCCAGGCAGAGACCCGAGGACCgactgaggaggaagaggaagctgtTTGACGACGAGGAAGAGGATCTCATTTTGAGGAAGAAG GAAATGTCAGACGATCCGTACTTCTCCAAACTTCTGCACCACATCAAAACGGAAGAGGACGAAGACGCgtacaaggaggaggaggaagacgggCGAGACCCTCACTTCCGGAACGGCGCGGAGAGGAGGGGGCGTTTAGGAGACGCCGAAGAGGAAGCGGACGACCGGGACTCCAAGAATGAACTTTTAAATCGCTGCGTTAAAACACCAGTCGGGGACAGTGACCAGTCTCACTGCAGCTCCCCACAGGCCGGCCCCAGCAGCGAGGGCAGCAGCGAGACCCAGGAGAAAGGTCAGCGTCCGAAAGCGCGCCGCAAGCGCCGCCTCCCGAACCGGGAGCTGAGCCGAGAACTGAGCAAAGCACTGAACCAGGAGATCCAGAAGACGGAGGACTGCCTGGCCAACGAGAACCGACAGCCCCTCAAGGTGGAGCCGGAGACGGAGAACGAGGAGCCCAAGAGGCTGTTCCGCAACGGCAGCGACCTCGGGGACCCGAGGCCGCACCTCAAGAGCAAGGAGATGAACGGGACGCCGTGGGAGCTGAGGCACTTCTACCCGAGCCAGATCACGCCGCTGGGTTTCAACCGGAGCACGCCGACCAACCGGCCGGTGCCGCCGCGGTCCCCGCCCAAGTGTGTCCAGATGGAGCGGCACGTCATTCGCCCGCCTCCGATAAGCCCGCCGCCGGACCGGCTGCCCCTCAAAGACGGGAAGACGCACGTCATCCAGCGCGAGGACTGGATGAAGATCTTCCGCTTCCTCTCGCAcaaggagctgtgtgtgtgcatgagagtcTGCAAGACGTGGAACAGATG GTGTTGTGATAAGAGACTTTGGGCCAAAATCGATCTGAACCGCTGCACCTCCGTCACTCCGCTCATGCTCAGCGGGATTATCCGGCGACAGCCGATCTGCCTCGACCTGAGCTGGACCAACATCTCCAAAAAACAATTAAGCTGGCTCATCAACAGACTCCCAG GTCTGCGGGTGTTAAAGTTATCGGGCTGCTCTTGGGCCGCCGTGTCCGCGCTCTGCACCTCCAGCTGTCCCCTGCTGCGCACTCTGGACGTGCAGTGGGTCGAGGGACTCAAAGACGCACAGATGAGGGACCTGCTCTCGCCCCCAACAGATAATAGACCAG GTCAGCTGGATAACCGGTGCAAGTTGCGTAACCTGGAGGACCTGCGCCTGGCGGGGCTGGACATCACGGACACGTCGTTACGCCTCATCAGTCGTCAGATGCCCCTGCTGTCCAGGCTGGACCTGAGCTACTGCAACCACATCAACGACCAGTCGGTGAACCTGCTGACAGCAGCGGGCACCACCACCAGAGATTCCCTCACAGAAATCAACCTGTCCG TTTGTAACCGCGTCACGGACCATTCCCTAAACTTTTTCAAGCGCTGTGGAAGCATCTGTCAGATAGACCTCCGCTACTGCAAGCAGGTGACCAAGGCGGCCTGTGAAAGGTTCATTGCGGAAATGTCCGTGAGCGTCCCGTTTAGACTGAGAGAGGACAAACTGCTGCAGAAGGCGAGCTAG
- the kdm2ba gene encoding lysine (K)-specific demethylase 2Ba isoform X3, producing the protein MALSLSGDEEEYDSESEQQRAANRPKPKMGTTSAVKLPSNRSSSSARRRRTRCRKCEACLRTECGECHFCKDMKKFGGPGRMKQSCIMRQCIAPVLPHTAVCVVCKEAGKEDTLEEEEEKFNFMLMECSICNEIVHPNCLKVTDASGVVNDELPNCWECPKCNHAGKSGKQKRGPGFKYASNLPGSLLREQKPVKEEGDASTAAKRRPDREETPRNRPESLAESLHRQPPLLSPSSLPRQRPEDRLRRKRKLFDDEEEDLILRKKEMSDDPYFSKLLHHIKTEEDEDAYKEEEEDGRDPHFRNGAERRGRLGDAEEEADDRDSKNELLNRCVKTPVGDSDQSHCSSPQAGPSSEGSSETQEKGQRPKARRKRRLPNRELSRELSKALNQEIQKTEDCLANENRQPLKVEPETENEEPKRLFRNGSDLGDPRPHLKSKEMNGTPWELRHFYPSQITPLGFNRSTPTNRPVPPRSPPKCVQMERHVIRPPPISPPPDRLPLKDGKTHVIQREDWMKIFRFLSHKELCVCMRVCKTWNRWCCDKRLWAKIDLNRCTSVTPLMLSGIIRRQPICLDLSWTNISKKQLSWLINRLPGLRVLKLSGCSWAAVSALCTSSCPLLRTLDVQWVEGLKDAQMRDLLSPPTDNRPGQLDNRCKLRNLEDLRLAGLDITDTSLRLISRQMPLLSRLDLSYCNHINDQSVNLLTAAGTTTRDSLTEINLSVCNRVTDHSLNFFKRCGSICQIDLRYCKQVTKAACERFIAEMSVSVPFRLREDKLLQKAS; encoded by the exons ATGGCCTTGTCATTGAGTGGAGACGAAGAGGAATATGATTCAGAGTCGGAGCAG cagagggcagccaACCGGCCGAAGCCCAAGATGGGGACGACGTCGGCCGTCAAGCTCCCGTCCAACCGCAGCTCGTCCAGCGCGCGGCGCAGGAGGACGCGCTGCCGGAAGTGCGAGGCGTGTCTCCGGACTGAGTGCGGAGAGTGTCACTTCTGCAAGGACATGAAGAAGTTCGGAGGGCCCGGGCGCATGAAGCAGTCGTGCATCATGAGACAGTGCATCGCG CCCGTCCTGCCTCACACGGCGGTGTGCGTGGTGTGCAAAGAGGCGGGGAAGGAGGACacgctggaggaggaggaggagaagttcAACTTCATGCTCATGGAGTGCTCCATCTGCAACGAGATTGTCCATCCCAACTGCCTCAAG GTGACCGACGCGTCGGGAGTGGTGAACGACGAACTCCCCAACTGCTGGGAATGTCCCAAATGCAACCACGCAGGCAAAAGTGGGAAA CAAAAAAGGGGTCCGGGCTTCAAGTACGCCTCCAACCTCCCCGGCTCTCTGCTGCGGGAACAGAAGCctgtgaaggaggagggagacgcGTCCACCGCGGCCAAGAGGAGGCCGGACCGAGAGGAGACGCCCAGGAACCGACCCGAGTCTCTGGCGGAGTCTCTGCACCGGCAGCCGCCGCTGCTGTCTCCCAGCAGCCTACCCAGGCAGAGACCCGAGGACCgactgaggaggaagaggaagctgtTTGACGACGAGGAAGAGGATCTCATTTTGAGGAAGAAG GAAATGTCAGACGATCCGTACTTCTCCAAACTTCTGCACCACATCAAAACGGAAGAGGACGAAGACGCgtacaaggaggaggaggaagacgggCGAGACCCTCACTTCCGGAACGGCGCGGAGAGGAGGGGGCGTTTAGGAGACGCCGAAGAGGAAGCGGACGACCGGGACTCCAAGAATGAACTTTTAAATCGCTGCGTTAAAACACCAGTCGGGGACAGTGACCAGTCTCACTGCAGCTCCCCACAGGCCGGCCCCAGCAGCGAGGGCAGCAGCGAGACCCAGGAGAAAGGTCAGCGTCCGAAAGCGCGCCGCAAGCGCCGCCTCCCGAACCGGGAGCTGAGCCGAGAACTGAGCAAAGCACTGAACCAGGAGATCCAGAAGACGGAGGACTGCCTGGCCAACGAGAACCGACAGCCCCTCAAGGTGGAGCCGGAGACGGAGAACGAGGAGCCCAAGAGGCTGTTCCGCAACGGCAGCGACCTCGGGGACCCGAGGCCGCACCTCAAGAGCAAGGAGATGAACGGGACGCCGTGGGAGCTGAGGCACTTCTACCCGAGCCAGATCACGCCGCTGGGTTTCAACCGGAGCACGCCGACCAACCGGCCGGTGCCGCCGCGGTCCCCGCCCAAGTGTGTCCAGATGGAGCGGCACGTCATTCGCCCGCCTCCGATAAGCCCGCCGCCGGACCGGCTGCCCCTCAAAGACGGGAAGACGCACGTCATCCAGCGCGAGGACTGGATGAAGATCTTCCGCTTCCTCTCGCAcaaggagctgtgtgtgtgcatgagagtcTGCAAGACGTGGAACAGATG GTGTTGTGATAAGAGACTTTGGGCCAAAATCGATCTGAACCGCTGCACCTCCGTCACTCCGCTCATGCTCAGCGGGATTATCCGGCGACAGCCGATCTGCCTCGACCTGAGCTGGACCAACATCTCCAAAAAACAATTAAGCTGGCTCATCAACAGACTCCCAG GTCTGCGGGTGTTAAAGTTATCGGGCTGCTCTTGGGCCGCCGTGTCCGCGCTCTGCACCTCCAGCTGTCCCCTGCTGCGCACTCTGGACGTGCAGTGGGTCGAGGGACTCAAAGACGCACAGATGAGGGACCTGCTCTCGCCCCCAACAGATAATAGACCAG GTCAGCTGGATAACCGGTGCAAGTTGCGTAACCTGGAGGACCTGCGCCTGGCGGGGCTGGACATCACGGACACGTCGTTACGCCTCATCAGTCGTCAGATGCCCCTGCTGTCCAGGCTGGACCTGAGCTACTGCAACCACATCAACGACCAGTCGGTGAACCTGCTGACAGCAGCGGGCACCACCACCAGAGATTCCCTCACAGAAATCAACCTGTCCG TTTGTAACCGCGTCACGGACCATTCCCTAAACTTTTTCAAGCGCTGTGGAAGCATCTGTCAGATAGACCTCCGCTACTGCAAGCAGGTGACCAAGGCGGCCTGTGAAAGGTTCATTGCGGAAATGTCCGTGAGCGTCCCGTTTAGACTGAGAGAGGACAAACTGCTGCAGAAGGCGAGCTAG